The stretch of DNA TTTACCTGGAAATAAATTGTATTCCACTTTTCATGTTATGTGACATTATCATAAAATTATTTTCTGTGTCTGTAGAATCCTTTGTAGCACGTCGTGCTGAATTTAATGCAAGAATAAACCAATGGGTACTACCTTATTCAGTAACGATCGACCTCTCCACCGCTTGTCATGTCACGTAACACTAACATATCTGTTGCGTAGGTCGTTGGAATTTGTCCAGTTAGAGTTAGATTCAGCTGATATGTGCATTACCCTGACTGCGTGCAACATGGATTTATCTATATGTGACACAGTCTCGTGCCTGTCAGTCTGagaatctctgtctctctccctatctctctccctctccccctccctctctgtctctctccctctctctctctctctccctctctctctctccctctctctctctccctctctctatctctctctttctttctctctctctctctctctctctctctgtctctgtgcatgccgatgtggcatgcattcacctattttttttttattgtgaataCGTTTGCTTCAGCCCTTTTACGGTGTAAAgcaagtaaaccgtgtttttatcttggcaccttgttgtgacctggttttgtggagcgttatttAACTATTTCTACGTGTGAGactcacgtgctccttgttgtgacctggttttggtctgAGCGTTGCAAACTGCGTCGttagttttagaatacgtgtgagattcacgtgctcttttccgtgtcCTGGTTTTGGTGTGAGCGCTGTAAAACTGCGTCGTAAGCTTTaaaatacgtgtgactcacgtgtttttagcttttaatgtcagctagttccttgttCTTCTTTCTGTAAAATAGACCGTTCcaagttttgagcatgcacgaaGTGCGTGATCAGTTACTGATTGGCTGTAAATAGTAGTCTCACCCAATCCTGttttaggaatgttgttggttggtcaatatgGTGACCTTTTACCTGtaaataactattccatgttaggttttgttttttttataaatattaCTGTCTGACTTCTTCTcttcagtcgatctgagggttttacgAAGTGTTTGGATTTTCGTTCGttctgtaaacgtatgaaggttaacAAGTAAACCAATGGAGTGTTTCttgttatgttttaacgtcaacgtaatgttttTGGAGACAGTTGTATCTCAAGTGTGAAttgttttgtgcccttcgtttgggAGGCTACACGTTTTTTTGGTAccctggtcaacccacacagcgcataagttttttaccgcaatacgcaATACTGTAACTCAATATACAATACTGATACCTAATATCAGATGTAAAGTAATAAAAAAACCAGtatttttgcgcgttatcgcttgtaacctgtgtttgtcatttcgtatgaacaatttgtagtaccagcctcgcacacgaaggcgcgcacagtctctctccctctctatctctctgtgtctctctctctgtctctctctgtgtctctctctctctgtctctctctctgtgtctctctccctctctctatctctctctgtctctctctccctctctatctctctctctctctctctctctctctgtgtctctctccctctctatctctctctctctctctgtctctctccctctctctctccctctctgtgtctctctctctctgtctctctccctctctctgtctctctccctctccctctctatctctctctctctctccctctgtctctctccctctctctctctctctctctcgccctctttctctctctctttctctctctctcgtctcctTACCTTTCTATAAGTGTCATTCTCTCCTTCATTCCCTTTTCCATTGTGTCTCTCTACTTCTGTGTGTTAGGTTTGTTCCTGATATGTAAAAGCACTTGTCTGTTGTTTCATTATCTGCACTCAAATGTGTAGGAACAGAATGCTTTTTGTCGCTCAACAGCAAATAAGTTGTGTTTACATTCATTTAATTGTTATGGTTTGGTCTGATCGTCAGTTATTCACAAACTTTGACTTTGAAATCGGCTGAATTCAAAGACAGTTTAAACTAACGAcaactacatggcttgctgtgtgataccatGTTAACACGATTtctttaaacaaaataataaacaaataaagttACAAAAACTGAAACGCGAGCGAAAGCGCCCTTTGCAATAGTGGAAGAAAACACAAATAGTGTAAATATGTCATTACACAGCAAGGTATGCAGGCTTCTGTTTAACCTATATCTGTACATATAGTCTGAGCCACTTTGAATCTATTCACCAACTTCACTAGACTTGGTGCTCATTCGTTTGCTATCACACAGTAAATAAATGTAATCCGAAGTACTTCTACCTTGTTAATATTTTACATAATATTATTATAACGTTATAACGAATTACTTTTAATTCGGAATCAGTTAAATTTGAACATTATGAggtcacttaaaaaaaaagagggaacCATTTACCAttggaaaaaaacacccaaaaacaACTGTGTATTCTTATTCCTTGAGTTGCGCGTCGGAGTGTCGCTTACAGCTCGTCACCCCTTGACCTCCTTTATATTAACACGTGTGAAGATACTTAAAAGATGCGTCGTGATAAGTCTCTCAATCTGTAGGATATCATTGAGGTggtctttgttgttttgtctcttgttgtctttgttgttttgtctcttgttgtctttgttgttttgtctcttgttgtctttgttgttttgtctcttgttgtctttgttgttttgtctcttgttgtctttgttgttttgcctcttgttgtctttgttgttttgcctcttgttgtctttgttgttttgtctcttgttgtctttgttgttttgtctcttgttgtctttgttgttttgtctcttgttgtctttgttgttttgcctcttgttgtctttgttgttttgcctcttgttgtctttgttgttttgcctcttgttgtctttgttgttttgtctcttgttgtctttgttgttttgcctcttgttgtctttgttgttttgcctcttgttgtctttgttgttttgtctcttgttgtctttgttgttttgtctcttgttgtctttgttgttttgtctcttgttgtctttgttgttttgtctcttgttgtctttgttgttttgcctcttgttgtctttgttgttttgcctcttgttgtctttgttgttttgtcttttgttgtctttgttgttttgcctcttgttgtctttgttgttttgtctcttgttgtctttgttgttttgtctcttgttgtctttgttgttttgcctcttgttgtctttgttgttttgtctcttgttgtctttgttgttttgtctcttgttgtctttgttgttttgcCTCTTGATGTAACATTGTtaataacaaaaattaaatgaggtaaaaagtaacattattgcacgtgtgttcgtgtgtgtttgtgtatgtgtgtgcttgtttgagtgtgtttgtttgtgtgtgcgtgcctgcatgCTTGCGTAcatgcgggcgtgtgtgtgtgtgtgtgtgtgtgtgtgtgtgtgtgtgtgtgtgtgtgtgtgtgtgtgtgtgtgtgtgtgtgtgtgtgtgtgtgtgtgtgtgtgtgtgtgtgtaatgcatTGTTCATATAATGGGTGATTCTTTCAATGCTGACTGTAATTTTCCTTTTTCTAGCGAAATTAATCAAAATGTCTGAGTTTTATTTCAAACACATTCGATCGTCTGTATGGAATACTCCAAAATATCCGTAATAAAGCAGATGTGTTTGCAAGCAGAGCTTTGCGATGAAACCGTTTATGTTAACACCGGGTAAATAGCTAAAATGTCGGAACAGATACCGactaaaataaaattcacaacAGAAAGGTACTCCTCGTttaaatcaaaaacaacaaaatcagaaCACGTAAAGTGGACAAGTTTAGGTACAAATGCAGTGCAACTCAATAAAGTTCAtgtacaacacaatacaatacaatacaatacaatgcaatacaatacaatacaatacaatacaatacaatacaatgcaatacaatacaatacaatacaatacaatacaatacgtaATAATCAATGCAGTACAACACAATACGATACAATTCAATGctatacaatacaacacaacacaacacacgcaaactaaacaaaataataataatacaacaaacacacaaattataaaacaaaccaaatcaaacaaaacaataacaacaacaaaacccttTTTGTCTCTCATCAAAATGAGTACATCAAACATAAATGTTTACGCATCTGGAACAAAGATGATGTCCTTTCATCAGTAGTGGAAAACAATTAGTGAAAATATTGACATTGTAAAAACATCAATTTAAAACAGATTGCCAACGTTCCGAAATCACAATAAAAAACGAAAAATGTAAGTTTGTGGGTTGTTGAATTTTGAAATTGTTCTCGAAAAGATTCAAGTCTTTTTATCATATATCCCACTAAcatatttgttgttgttattttgtattATGCACATTTGTAGTTTTCTCGAAAACTTTCAGCTCTTTTCATCTTTATCTATCCCACTAAAGGATCCGCAGTGGGTCGCGTGCACTGACGACAGCTCAGCCTGCAGTTCCACAACATGTAGGCTGGGTTCTTCTCACACTCCCCTGATCTGGACCACCCTGGACAGTTGTCATTTTCGTCGTAGCAGTTGGACGGCGTACCTATTGGCCAGAAAACAGACTTTTGGCACGAAAACTTACACGGAAGCAAAGACTGCAGTGTACCATTGACGAATGATGTCCGCAATTGTTTGTGCTAAAGATTGTGCCTCGTTACGAGCAACAAGAAACTGAGCGCATATATCGTCATTGCGGCAAATTCTTTAGTTTAGTAATTTGTTAGTAGAGACATCGTTCATTAACGGTAGAAGTGTTGTTGGCTAGGAAACAGAGATGGGTACAACAACTCACTGCCAAGTGAAGTCTGCATTGCCTGTTGGCCAGAAAACAAATCAAGTCTGCAGTACTTCTTGGCAAGATCGCTGATTTGGGCACTGAAACTCGCTGtaaattttccttgtttttatgaggacagtaaacattttgagtctttgagtctttGTAAAGTAAAAAGTCTGCAGTGCTGGTTGGCCAGATAACAAAGTTGAGCACTGTAACTCGCTGTAAAGTCAAGTCTGCAGTGCCTGTTGGCCAGACAACTGATTTGGGCACTGAAACTCCCTGTAAAGGCAAGTCTGCAATGCCTGTTGGCCAGCCTAGATAACCGTGAGTTGGGCACTTCATCTGTTTGTGAAAATCAGTGTATGTTGGCCAACAATCAGAGATGAGCACATCAAAATCACTGCAAAGTGAAGTCTGCAGTGCTATGTTGTTATATTACATTATAAGGCACTGCCAATCACTGTATGCAGTGCCTATTGGTCAGACATATGCACTGAACATCACTATGAAATGGAGTCTGCAGTGCTTGACACGGTGGAAGGAATTCGCAAGGACcaaatgttcttgtttttcagtttttgaaATGAACGATCGTTATCTTATGTGGACTTACAAACTTCGCAGCTCGCTTTGCAGTTGCCGTGCATGTATACAGGGTTGTCCTCGCACTCCCCATTCAAACGTTTCTGCAGACAGTCCACAGGGCGTGTGTCCTGACAGCTCGGGTCTTTGGTGTTCAGAGTTGCTGCACGTCGTCCACAAAAGTAAACTTCATACAATTAGTATTTCTGAAATGTACCTATTTGATGTTACGTTCACAAACACGCAGCAGGAGAAGAATAGAGGCTTCCATGTACTTGAGGACTTGTATAGAGACTGTAAATGCATTTGTTGTGGCTTCTACGATATACGTTGCATGTTGAATTcagaaaggttttttttttctctctcacgaAATTAGTATATGCCAGCATTCCAGAAATTGAGAATAGTTAATGCATTAAAGTGTGGTAGATAGAGCATGGTACGCTAAATGTATAAAACACAACTGCAAAATAGTGTGAAATTCAAACCGAAATAAGAACACTGAAACATTCTCGGATTAAGACAAATGTAGACCAACGCAGAGGAACCATCAGACACCTTGAAGAcaaaacgacagacagacagattgaccgACAGGCTAATGGATTTAGTACAGGTATGGACATACGGACGGACGATTAGAcgaacagacaaagacacatacataattacagacagatagagagagagagggctcaTGAAATAACAAACCAAGGAATCCCATCCGAGCGCTTTGGTCATCACTGTTGCAGTTCATTTGGAGAACCTCATTGTTTTCCAATTCTGGAAAGTAAAGACAACAGTTTTATAGAAAAGCAACATTAATTATCAGTTTTTGTTAACACCGAAACAATAAAATCTTAACAGTTGCACAAGAGTATTGGTGTTAATCACAACTTTTTGTCTCGGACGTTTATAGTTGCACTGACATGTTTAAGCATGATGGTTGTCGTGAAATATAACAGCGATTTTAAatgctgtgtgtgttttcagtgtTGGGTAAAATTAAGCAAAGCCAGAACCTCACAAAAATCATTAAAAGgaaataagaaaacaaacaaaaatgtacagATAGGTCAAACAACCAGGCGACCAAATGATTGTCCGACTGACGGTAagggaaagaaaacaagtcgcgtaaggcgaaaatacaatatttagtcaagtaactgtcgaactcacagaatgaaactgaacgcaatgccatttttcagcaagaccgtatactcgtagcatcgtcagtccaccgctcatggcaaaggcagtgaaattgacaagaagagcggggtagtagttgcgctaagaaggatagcacgcttttctgtacctctctttgttttaactttctgagcgtgtttttaatccaaacatatcatatctatatgtttttggaatcaggaaccgacaaggaataagatgaaagtgtttttaaattgatttcaaaaatttaattttgataataatttttatatatttaattttcagagcttgtttttaatccgaatataacatatttatatgtttttggaatcagcaaatgatggagaataagataaacgtaaatttggatcgttttataaatttttttttttttttacaattttcagatttttaatgaccaaagtcattaattaatttttaagccaccaagctgaaatgcaataccgaaatccgggattcgtcgaagattacttgaccaaaatttcaaccaatttggttgaaaaatgagggcgtgacagtgccgcttcaactttcacgaaaagccggatatgacgtcatcaaagacatttatcaaaaaaatgaaaaaaacgtatggggatttcatacccaggaactctcatgtcaaatttcataaagatcggtccagtagtttagtctgaatcgctctacacacacacacagacacacacacacacacgcacacacgcacacacgcacatacaccacgaccctcgtttcgattccccctcgatgttaaaatatttagtcaaaacttgactaaatataaaaagagaaacaacagAACTACCGTTTTTCCCGTCTTAATACAGACACAGGCGtaagcacaagcacacacacacacacacacacacacacacacacacacacacacacacacacacacacacacacacacacacacacacacacacacacacacatacacacactcacacacgcacacactcacgcacacacaaacacacacaccacacacacatacaaacacacacacacacacacacacacacacacacacacactaacaaactaacacactaacacgtaTACTAAGGGCATCCAGGAAAACCTCGAAGGTACACTTGATTTGGAGGAGCGGTCCATCGCAAGGGTGTTGAGGAAAACGTGATAGTGTCTGGATAGGAGATGTTCGGAAAAAACTCTCTCTGGTTTGTATAAgttttgaaagagtgaatagCTTTGCCTTAAGTGGGACAAATAAATGCACACGTGCTTCTTGTCCACATATTtacgacacacccctcgcttgtGATTGGATAaggaggataaggataaggataaggataagattttatatagtcctgtgaggttaccctcatggaaattcgggctgctttctccctggggaaagcgagctgccatacagtatacggcgctacccatattttttttcctgcatgcgtgtattcatgtttccaatccctgagactttcgctgtgaacttgggttctttatcgtgcgcatgcgtgcacacgggggtgttcggccaccgaggagagtctgcacaaagttgactctgggaaataaatccctcgtcgaacgtggggatcgaacccacgccgatagtgacaactggttttgaagccagcgccgctaccgactgagctatttccccgctcGTGAATGGTGTGTCCATGTAAAAGCAAAGGTACTCACTCTTTatcaacccatacaaacccgatagAGTTTTTGTTTTCGGAAATCGTCTATTGAAGGAAGGTCTACACACGAAAACCTTGACACTATCTTCCAATTATTCATACCCACCATAAGGAGACAGAAAAGGCAACATCCTCACCTCTAGTCGATTCACATCGCTTCAAGTATGTATTGTTGCAAGGAAAGGCCTCCTGGATGAGCTTGAACAGGGCAGGATCGTAGTCTCGCAGCTTGTCCCTCGTAGCAATATCATTGTGGATTCCATTGCCGCCCGGTGGGCCTATAGTGTTGACGTTGAAATAGCTCTGTACTCCTTCAGCCtgcacacgataaagatcccagttTCACAATGAAAGTCTCTGGCCTTGGAAGCGTGAACACAAAAAAgcagaaaaaggaaaacatGAATTGCGCTTTTTCTGGCAAATTGAAAACACCCCGaaatgtccatgagggtaacctagCTCAAGGGACTGTTTGATAGTTTATCCTTATCATATGACTAATAATTGTACTTCTTTTGTTCgtttggttgttgtgttgtttctgttttcacacaaacacatacatacatacatacgtacatacatacatacatacatgcatacatacatacatacatacatacatacatacatacatacatacatacatacatacatacatacatacatacatacatacatacatacatacatacatacatacataaatacatacatacatacatacatacatacatacatacatactgactttatgacacactcactcacacacacaccaacacacacacacacacacacacacacacacacacacacacacacacacacacacacacacacacacgtataccaTATCTACAGCAATGGTCCGCCAATCAACAAAAAACagtctaaacaagtcgcgtaaggcgaaattactacattattttagtcaagctgttgaactcacagaatgaaactgaacgcactgcattttttcacaatgaccgtagtccgccgcttgtgcataacggagtgaaactgacgagcctgttcagcgcggtaagtggtttcgctgtgctgcatagcacgcttttctgtacctctcttcgttttaaatttctgagcgtatttttaatcATCCAAacgtatcatatctatatgtttttggaatcaggaaccgacaaggaataagatgaaattgtttttaaatcgatttcggaaatttaattttgatcataattgttatatttttaattttcagagcttgtttttaatccaaatataacatatttatatgtttttggaatcaggaaatgatgtagaataagatgaacgtaaatttggatcgttttatatgaaaaaaacatttattacaattttcagattttgaatgaccaaagtcattaattaatttttaagccaccaagctgaaatgcaataccgaagtccggccttcgtcgaagattgctttataaaaatttcaatcaatttgattgaaaaatgagggtgtgacagtgccgcctcaacttttacaaaaagccggatatgacgtcatcaaaagtatttatcgaaaaaaagaaaaaaagatccggggatatcattcccaggaactctcatgtaaaatttcataaagatcggtccagtagtttggtctgaatcgctctacacacacacacacacacacacacacacacacacacacacacacacacacacacacacacacacacacacacacacacacacacacacacacacacacacacacacacacatacaccacgaccctcgtgtcgattccccctctatgttaaacgaaaatacaacatttagtcaagtagctgtcgaactcacagaatgaaactgaacgcaatgcaacgcagcaagaccgtatactcgtagcatcgtcagtccaccgctcacggcaaaggcagtgaaattgacaagaagagcgggggagtagttgcgctaagaaggatagcacgctcttctgtacctctcttcgttttaactttctgagcgtgtttttaatccaaacatattatatctatatgtttttggaatcaggagccgacaaggaataagatgaaagtgtttttaaattgatttcgaaaatttaattttgataataatttttatatatttaattttcagagcttgtttttaatccaaatataacatatttatatgtttttggaatcagcaaatgatggagaataagatgaacgtaaatttggatcgttttataaaacatttcttttttttacaattttcagatttttaatgaccaaagtcattaattaatttttaagccaccaagctgaaatgcaataccgaagtccgggctttgtcgaacattacttgaccaaaatttcaaccaatttggttgaaaaatgagggcgtgacagtgccgcctcaactttcacgaaaagccggatatgacgtcatcaaagacatttatcaaaaaaatgaaaaaaaagtatggggatttcatacccaggaactctcatgtcaaatttcataaagatcggtccagtagtttagtctgaatcgctctacacacacacacacagacagacacacacacacacacacacacacgcacgcacatacaccacgaccctcgtctcgattcccccctctacgttaaaacatttagtcaaaacttaactaaatgtaaaaagcatgaATTCGTCAACACGCTGACAGACAACACACCCAGTATTCCATGGCGTTGGTGGCAGCGTACGTGTTGTCCCACAGACCAGTGTCATTGGCGTTACGAAA from Littorina saxatilis isolate snail1 linkage group LG13, US_GU_Lsax_2.0, whole genome shotgun sequence encodes:
- the LOC138945897 gene encoding uncharacterized protein; translation: MNRKIRAESEGQLKQQRNARSVAAQSTSNITDDALKRACYTVRFLFAGYSGIRAMFYKLGGRFALMSATEVTLDFPEFSTMDPFWNTRARGLEGSWAMPLTTGAEENLLCQRNDRYHPEDIFLHESAHAVDQIAAWVVIPGFRQAVNNAFRNANDTGLWDNTYAATNAMEYWAEGVQSYFNVNTIGPPGGNGIHNDIATRDKLRDYDPALFKLIQEAFPCNNTYLKRCESTRELENNEVLQMNCNSDDQSARMGFLATLNTKDPSCQDTRPVDCLQKRLNGECEDNPVYMHGNCKASCEVCTPSNCYDENDNCPGWSRSGECEKNPAYMLWNCRLSCRQCTRPTADPLVG